From the genome of Streptomyces sp. NBC_01341, one region includes:
- a CDS encoding MerR family transcriptional regulator translates to MLTIGEFSRLTHLSVRTLRRYHEAALLEPAVVDETTGYRYYGVDQIPTAQVIHRLRELDVPLSDVQQILRTPDPGVRAALVTNHLQRLEDALDRTRAAVVSLRRLLQPDPTPIDVELRAEPARTVAAVEAVVGHRDIETWYAGAMAELEAAVGAALTGPPGGNYDNALFEQERGHAVVYLPTAAPPRTGRVHPMTLPAAELAVTTHIGEHDGIEVTYGELGTWVVENAMSVAGPVREVYVVGPRDTSDPAAWRTEIGWPVFRVT, encoded by the coding sequence ATGCTGACCATCGGCGAGTTCTCGCGGCTGACCCACTTGAGCGTCCGGACTCTGCGCCGCTATCACGAGGCGGCCTTGCTGGAACCCGCCGTGGTGGACGAGACCACCGGTTACCGCTACTACGGCGTCGACCAAATCCCGACCGCGCAGGTCATCCACCGGCTCCGCGAGCTCGACGTCCCCCTGAGCGATGTGCAGCAGATCCTGCGGACCCCCGACCCCGGTGTCCGGGCGGCCCTGGTCACGAACCACCTGCAACGCCTCGAGGACGCGCTCGACCGCACCCGGGCCGCGGTCGTGTCGCTGCGCCGCCTGCTCCAGCCCGACCCCACGCCCATCGACGTCGAGCTGCGTGCGGAGCCCGCCCGGACGGTCGCGGCGGTGGAGGCCGTAGTGGGGCACCGCGACATCGAGACCTGGTACGCAGGCGCGATGGCCGAATTGGAGGCGGCCGTCGGCGCCGCCCTGACCGGACCGCCGGGCGGCAACTACGACAACGCCCTTTTCGAGCAGGAGCGCGGTCACGCGGTCGTCTACCTGCCGACCGCTGCGCCACCTCGCACCGGACGCGTGCACCCCATGACTCTGCCGGCCGCGGAACTGGCCGTCACCACCCACATCGGCGAGCACGACGGCATCGAGGTCACGTACGGCGAACTCGGGACCTGGGTGGTGGAGAATGCGATGTCGGTGGCCGGCCCGGTGCGGGAGGTCTACGTTGTCGGCCCCCGTGACACAAGCGATCCCGCTGCGTGGCGCACCGAGATCGGCTGGCCGGTCTTTCGTGTCACCTGA
- a CDS encoding nuclear transport factor 2 family protein: MTQHTDLPSDLLPTTVREFFAAHAVRDADTASSFLAEDAVVVDQGETFRGREAAHAFLRDAGSEFEYTTEQIGARRVDDARWVVTVRLEGTFPGGIAELDYRFALRDGLIAELVIANHPA, encoded by the coding sequence ATGACACAGCACACCGATCTCCCGTCCGATCTGCTCCCGACCACCGTGCGCGAGTTCTTCGCTGCCCACGCGGTCCGTGACGCCGACACCGCGTCGTCGTTCCTCGCCGAGGATGCGGTGGTCGTCGACCAGGGCGAGACCTTCCGCGGCCGCGAGGCGGCCCACGCGTTCCTGCGGGACGCCGGGTCCGAGTTCGAGTACACGACCGAGCAGATCGGCGCTCGCCGCGTCGATGACGCCCGCTGGGTGGTAACCGTGCGGCTCGAGGGCACCTTCCCGGGTGGCATCGCCGAACTCGACTACCGGTTCGCGCTGCGCGATGGCCTCATCGCCGAACTCGTCATCGCCAACCACCCGGCCTGA
- a CDS encoding phosphatase PAP2 family protein produces MRTDIFARLDREPEPPKIEIPRMSRHRIALFGGTLAFYLAIVFAVLVSSWLVALDWKVMLFRPYQQWPGLHAFLDYYVVLGQRGPTAVMVAAWLGWRSWRQHTLRPLLTLGTSLLLLNVTVGAVKLGLGRLGPHYATEIGSAELFAGGDIFPSGHTANAVVTWGILAYLATTPRARRYLSAVSAFVSLGVGLTTVYIGTHWLSDVLLGWAAGLLILLALPWFEPLITRSEVWILSVRERWRTRSRLRESVPAAPVGPEPVVVLPQSLSTGEGTQEPATGQAGPAGHPGAARARAHPVRSERTPLTPGGSRRPPHADRAPRGAAAPARPVTGGTVSP; encoded by the coding sequence GTGCGTACCGACATCTTTGCCCGTCTGGACCGGGAGCCGGAACCGCCGAAGATAGAGATCCCGCGGATGAGCCGTCACCGCATCGCTCTCTTCGGCGGGACTTTGGCGTTCTATCTCGCCATCGTCTTCGCCGTGCTCGTCTCGTCCTGGCTGGTGGCCCTCGACTGGAAGGTCATGCTGTTCCGGCCGTATCAGCAGTGGCCCGGACTCCACGCCTTCCTCGACTACTACGTCGTGCTCGGACAGCGCGGCCCCACGGCCGTGATGGTCGCCGCCTGGCTCGGCTGGCGCTCCTGGCGCCAGCACACGCTGCGCCCCCTGCTCACCCTCGGGACGTCGCTGCTGCTGCTCAACGTGACGGTGGGCGCGGTCAAGCTCGGGCTGGGGCGGCTCGGACCTCACTACGCCACGGAGATCGGCTCGGCCGAGCTCTTCGCCGGCGGCGATATATTTCCTTCGGGACACACCGCCAACGCCGTCGTGACCTGGGGAATCCTTGCCTACCTGGCCACCACGCCGCGCGCCAGGCGCTACCTGTCGGCCGTGTCGGCGTTCGTGTCCCTGGGCGTGGGTCTCACCACGGTCTACATCGGTACCCACTGGCTGAGTGACGTGCTGCTGGGCTGGGCCGCCGGCCTGCTGATCCTGCTGGCGCTGCCGTGGTTCGAGCCGCTGATCACGCGTTCCGAGGTCTGGATCCTGTCGGTCCGCGAGCGGTGGCGGACCCGGAGCAGGCTCCGTGAGTCCGTTCCGGCCGCCCCCGTGGGGCCCGAACCGGTCGTCGTCCTGCCGCAGTCGCTGAGCACCGGCGAAGGCACCCAGGAGCCGGCCACGGGCCAGGCGGGCCCCGCCGGCCATCCGGGGGCGGCCCGGGCGAGGGCACACCCCGTGCGCTCCGAGCGGACACCGCTCACCCCGGGCGGTTCGCGCCGCCCGCCGCACGCGGACCGCGCGCCGCGCGGCGCCGCCGCTCCGGCCCGTCCTGTCACGGGTGGGACCGTGTCCCCCTGA
- a CDS encoding glycosyltransferase family 4 protein, translating to MHISFLLHNAYGIGGTIRTTFTLARTLAEQHDVEIVSVFRHRDDPALGAPAGVRMSHLVDLRRTSPDYEGADADHAAPASVFPRGDSRYRQYSRLTDRRIAAHLGTLESDVVVGTRPGLNIHISRQVRRGPVRVGQEHLTLESHGYRLRREIRHRYGLFDALTTVTEADARDYRSRLRLPGVRIEAIPNSVPEPAGPPADGEAKWIVAAGRLHRVKRYDVLIRAFAGVAAARPDWRLRIYGAGDASGNEREPLCGLVEELGLAERVFLMGSVDPMEAEWPKGSIAAVTSERESFGMTIVEAMRCGVPVVATDCPHGPAEIIEDGTDGRLVPPGDTAAFTRALLGLVDDRGLRQRMGLAARASAARFDPALIAERHEKLFTDLAARGARGRSHRALRNAVRRSRGDVLDGAYALRDRAAEMIRGGRN from the coding sequence ATGCACATTTCATTTCTGCTCCACAACGCGTACGGCATCGGGGGAACGATCCGTACTACCTTCACGCTCGCCAGGACCCTGGCCGAGCAGCACGACGTCGAGATCGTCTCCGTCTTCCGCCACCGGGACGATCCGGCGCTCGGCGCGCCTGCCGGTGTGCGGATGAGCCATCTCGTCGACCTGCGCAGGACGAGCCCGGACTACGAGGGGGCCGACGCCGACCACGCCGCACCCGCCTCGGTCTTCCCGCGCGGCGACAGCAGGTACCGGCAGTACAGCAGGCTCACCGACAGGCGCATCGCCGCCCACCTCGGGACGCTGGAGTCCGACGTCGTGGTCGGAACGCGCCCGGGCCTCAACATCCACATCAGCAGGCAGGTGCGCCGCGGCCCGGTACGCGTCGGGCAGGAGCACCTCACCCTGGAGAGCCACGGTTACCGGCTGCGCCGGGAGATAAGGCACCGCTACGGACTGTTCGACGCGCTCACGACGGTGACCGAGGCCGACGCGCGCGACTACCGCAGCAGGCTCCGGCTGCCCGGCGTCAGGATCGAGGCCATCCCGAACAGCGTTCCCGAGCCGGCAGGGCCTCCCGCCGACGGCGAGGCGAAGTGGATCGTGGCGGCGGGACGCCTGCACCGGGTCAAGCGCTACGACGTCCTGATCCGCGCCTTCGCCGGAGTGGCGGCGGCGCGCCCCGACTGGCGGCTGAGGATCTACGGCGCAGGTGACGCGTCCGGCAACGAGCGGGAGCCGCTGTGCGGACTCGTCGAGGAGCTCGGGCTCGCTGAGCGCGTGTTCCTGATGGGCTCGGTCGACCCGATGGAGGCGGAGTGGCCCAAGGGCTCCATCGCGGCCGTCACGTCGGAGCGCGAGTCCTTCGGGATGACCATCGTCGAGGCGATGCGCTGCGGGGTGCCGGTCGTGGCCACGGACTGCCCCCACGGACCCGCCGAGATCATCGAGGACGGCACGGACGGCCGGCTGGTGCCGCCGGGGGACACGGCGGCCTTCACCCGGGCCCTCCTCGGTCTGGTCGACGACCGGGGTCTGCGGCAACGGATGGGCCTGGCCGCGCGCGCGTCCGCCGCCCGGTTCGACCCCGCGCTCATCGCGGAGCGGCACGAGAAACTCTTCACCGATCTGGCCGCGCGCGGTGCGAGGGGCCGCTCGCACCGCGCGCTGCGCAACGCGGTCCGGCGTTCCAGGGGTGATGTCCTGGACGGGGCGTACGCGCTGCGCGACAGGGCGGCGGAGATGATCCGAGGGGGCCGGAACTGA
- a CDS encoding SDR family oxidoreductase, translating to MSSSDRDRLDGRRALVTGGSKGSGKAVAERLREMGAEVHVTARTMPDGYERPDRFIEADMLTREGTNAVADRIAEAGGTLDILVHVVGGASTPPGGFAVITDDQWLTELNLNLLGAVRLDRALLPAMIASGSGVVLHFTSIQRELPLYDASLAYAAAKAALRTYSKGLANELAPRGVRVNAISPGGIETEAYERFVDRIAEGNGLTREAAKRTIYDSLGGVPLGRFANTEEIADLVGFLVSDRASAIVGAEYVIDGGTVPTV from the coding sequence ATGTCTAGTTCAGATCGCGATCGTCTCGACGGTCGCCGGGCGCTGGTCACGGGCGGTTCGAAGGGCTCGGGCAAGGCCGTCGCAGAGAGACTGCGAGAGATGGGTGCCGAAGTCCACGTGACGGCACGAACGATGCCCGATGGGTACGAGCGCCCTGACCGCTTCATCGAAGCGGACATGTTGACGAGAGAAGGCACCAACGCCGTGGCCGATCGAATCGCAGAGGCCGGCGGCACACTCGACATCCTGGTGCACGTCGTCGGGGGGGCGTCGACACCGCCTGGCGGATTCGCGGTCATCACCGATGACCAGTGGCTCACCGAGCTGAATCTCAACCTCCTGGGAGCGGTACGGCTGGATCGAGCTCTTCTCCCGGCAATGATCGCGTCCGGGTCGGGCGTGGTGCTGCACTTCACCTCGATCCAGCGTGAGCTGCCCCTGTACGACGCGTCCTTGGCTTACGCGGCAGCGAAGGCCGCGCTGCGCACATACAGCAAGGGACTGGCCAATGAGCTCGCGCCGCGCGGCGTACGGGTCAACGCAATCAGCCCTGGCGGAATCGAGACCGAAGCCTACGAAAGGTTCGTGGACCGGATCGCCGAGGGCAACGGACTCACACGTGAAGCAGCCAAGCGGACCATCTACGACTCCCTCGGAGGTGTACCCCTTGGACGATTCGCGAACACCGAGGAAATCGCGGACCTGGTCGGGTTCCTGGTCTCGGACCGCGCCTCGGCAATCGTAGGAGCCGAGTACGTGATCGACGGCGGCACCGTCCCGACCGTCTGA
- a CDS encoding I78 family peptidase inhibitor, whose translation MAPLPNASAQPDDNPESYVGLAAETADQQARARGWSTVRALPPGTVITMEFRGGRINFEVEDATVTRCWVG comes from the coding sequence ATGGCACCTCTACCCAACGCTTCCGCCCAGCCCGACGACAACCCCGAGTCCTACGTCGGCCTCGCCGCCGAGACCGCCGACCAGCAGGCCAGAGCGCGTGGCTGGAGTACCGTCCGGGCCCTCCCGCCGGGCACGGTCATCACCATGGAGTTCCGGGGTGGCCGTATCAACTTCGAGGTCGAGGACGCGACGGTGACCCGCTGCTGGGTGGGCTGA
- a CDS encoding prephenate dehydrogenase, with protein sequence MRTALVIGTGLVGTSAALALAGRGVQVHLVDRDPASAHTAAAIGAGTDEPPEGPVDLAVVAVPPAHTASVLATAMRDGAARAYLDVASVKGGPRRELEALGVDLAPYIGTHPMAGKERSGPLAATADLFEGRPWVLTPTRDTDTEVLNLALELVALCRAVPVVMDADAHDRAVALVSHTPQLISSMVAARLEEADETAVRLCGQGIRDVTRIAASDPRMWVEILSANPGPVADVLAGVAVDLEETVRALRGLQSADEDKRRSGTEGIEDVLRRGNAGRVRVPGKHGAAPASYEVVAVLISDRPGELAAIFADAGRAGVNIEDVRIEHATGQQAGLVQLMVEPSAAPSLGAALSERGWSIRP encoded by the coding sequence GTGAGAACCGCCCTCGTCATCGGAACCGGCCTCGTCGGGACCTCCGCCGCCCTCGCCCTCGCGGGCCGGGGCGTCCAGGTGCACCTCGTCGACCGCGACCCCGCCTCGGCGCACACGGCGGCCGCCATCGGCGCCGGCACGGACGAGCCGCCCGAGGGACCCGTCGACCTCGCCGTCGTCGCCGTACCGCCCGCCCACACCGCCTCCGTGCTCGCCACGGCGATGCGGGACGGGGCGGCCCGGGCCTATCTCGACGTCGCCAGCGTCAAGGGAGGCCCGCGCCGCGAGCTGGAGGCGCTCGGCGTCGACCTCGCGCCGTACATCGGCACGCACCCCATGGCCGGCAAGGAGCGCTCCGGCCCCCTCGCCGCCACGGCCGACCTCTTCGAGGGGCGCCCCTGGGTCCTCACCCCGACCCGGGACACCGACACCGAGGTCCTCAACCTCGCCCTGGAGCTGGTGGCGCTCTGCCGTGCCGTCCCGGTCGTCATGGACGCCGACGCCCATGACCGTGCCGTCGCCCTGGTCTCCCACACCCCGCAGCTGATCTCCTCCATGGTCGCCGCCCGGCTGGAGGAGGCCGACGAGACCGCCGTCCGCCTGTGCGGGCAGGGGATCAGGGACGTCACCAGGATCGCCGCGTCCGACCCCCGGATGTGGGTGGAGATCCTCTCCGCCAACCCGGGGCCGGTCGCCGACGTGCTGGCCGGGGTCGCTGTGGACCTGGAGGAGACGGTCCGGGCGCTGCGCGGTCTGCAGTCCGCCGACGAGGACAAGCGCCGCTCGGGCACCGAGGGCATCGAGGACGTCCTGCGGCGCGGCAACGCCGGCCGGGTCAGGGTGCCCGGCAAGCACGGGGCCGCCCCGGCGTCGTACGAGGTCGTGGCCGTGCTCATCAGCGACCGGCCGGGGGAGCTGGCCGCGATCTTCGCCGACGCGGGCCGGGCCGGGGTGAACATCGAGGACGTACGCATCGAGCACGCCACCGGCCAGCAGGCAGGTCTGGTCCAGCTCATGGTCGAGCCGAGTGCGGCACCCTCCCTGGGTGCCGCACTCAGCGAACGCGGCTGGTCGATCCGGCCCTGA
- a CDS encoding lysophospholipid acyltransferase family protein produces the protein MTGATVAPTPRGAAVGRGIGIGLMYGLFRPRVLGAWRVPSTGPVILAVNHAHNLDGPMLMGTAPRPVHFLIKKEAFVGPLDPFLRGIGQLKVDRTTVDRTAITQALGVLADGGALGIFPEGTRGGGDFASLRAGLAYFAVRGGAPIVPVAVLGSTEARGRLIPALPPLRSRVDVVFGDAFRAGDGSGRRTRKALDEATVRIQAELTAHLGNARRLTGRL, from the coding sequence GTGACCGGAGCCACCGTCGCGCCCACGCCGCGTGGAGCGGCCGTCGGGCGCGGTATCGGCATCGGGCTCATGTACGGGCTGTTCAGGCCCCGTGTGCTCGGCGCGTGGCGGGTCCCCTCCACGGGACCCGTCATACTCGCGGTGAACCACGCACACAACCTCGACGGGCCGATGCTGATGGGCACCGCGCCCAGGCCCGTCCACTTCCTGATCAAGAAGGAGGCGTTCGTCGGCCCCCTCGACCCGTTCCTGCGCGGAATCGGGCAGCTGAAGGTGGACCGTACGACCGTCGACCGCACGGCCATCACGCAGGCACTTGGCGTGCTGGCGGACGGCGGGGCCCTGGGGATCTTCCCCGAGGGCACCCGGGGTGGAGGCGACTTCGCCTCCCTCCGTGCCGGACTCGCGTACTTCGCGGTGCGTGGCGGGGCGCCGATCGTCCCCGTCGCGGTCCTGGGCAGCACGGAGGCGCGCGGACGGCTGATACCGGCGCTGCCTCCCCTGCGCAGCCGGGTCGACGTCGTCTTCGGCGACGCCTTCCGGGCGGGCGACGGAAGCGGGCGGCGGACCAGGAAGGCGCTGGACGAGGCGACGGTGCGTATCCAGGCAGAGCTGACCGCTCACCTGGGGAACGCCAGGCGTCTCACCGGACGCCTGTGA
- the cmk gene encoding (d)CMP kinase, protein MSTTVETISAAARTAPAAVIVAIDGPSGTGKSSTSKAVAAQLGLRYLDTGAQYRAITWWMLNNGIDVRDTVEVATASAKPVIVSGTDPSAPTITVDGEDASGPIRTQEVTAQVSAVSAVPEVRARITELQRSIAAEAEGGIVVEGRDIGTTVLPDADIKIFLTASPEARAARRSGEVKGSDLTATKEALIKRDAADSGRKTSPLAKAGDAVEVDTTELTLAQVIECVVTLVGEKQAAK, encoded by the coding sequence GTGTCCACCACCGTGGAAACCATAAGCGCCGCCGCCCGGACCGCCCCGGCCGCAGTGATCGTCGCCATCGACGGTCCCTCCGGTACAGGCAAGTCGAGCACGTCCAAGGCCGTCGCGGCCCAGCTGGGCCTGCGCTACCTGGACACCGGCGCCCAGTACCGCGCGATCACCTGGTGGATGCTGAACAACGGCATCGACGTCCGGGACACGGTCGAGGTCGCCACGGCCTCCGCCAAGCCGGTCATCGTCTCGGGCACGGACCCGTCCGCACCGACGATCACCGTCGACGGAGAGGACGCCTCCGGTCCGATCCGCACCCAGGAGGTCACCGCGCAGGTCAGCGCTGTCAGCGCGGTACCCGAGGTGCGCGCGCGGATCACCGAGCTGCAGCGTTCTATCGCGGCCGAGGCCGAGGGCGGCATCGTCGTGGAGGGCCGGGACATCGGCACCACCGTGCTGCCCGACGCCGACATCAAGATCTTCCTGACCGCCTCCCCCGAGGCGCGGGCGGCCCGCCGCAGCGGTGAGGTCAAGGGCTCCGACCTGACGGCCACCAAGGAGGCGCTGATCAAGCGCGACGCCGCCGACTCCGGCCGTAAGACCTCGCCGCTGGCGAAGGCCGGTGACGCCGTCGAGGTGGACACCACCGAGCTGACCCTCGCGCAGGTCATCGAGTGTGTGGTCACTCTCGTCGGGGAGAAGCAGGCGGCGAAGTGA
- a CDS encoding Rieske (2Fe-2S) protein has translation MNARRRTVLGAGAAALVTGCGSSGDGGGGGGDESPAPASGGAELARTSDIPVGGGAIFKDRKIVVTQPKAGDFKAFSAVCTHAGCIVATVADGTIDCPCHGSRFGIGDGAVERGPATRPLPPERITVEGGTVRQA, from the coding sequence ATGAACGCACGGCGAAGGACGGTCCTGGGCGCGGGGGCCGCGGCCCTGGTGACCGGCTGCGGCTCCTCAGGGGACGGGGGCGGTGGCGGGGGCGACGAGAGCCCGGCGCCCGCATCCGGCGGCGCCGAGCTGGCCCGGACCTCCGACATCCCCGTCGGCGGCGGCGCGATCTTCAAGGACCGCAAGATCGTGGTGACCCAGCCGAAGGCCGGCGACTTCAAGGCCTTCTCCGCGGTGTGCACGCATGCGGGCTGCATCGTCGCGACGGTGGCGGACGGCACCATCGACTGCCCGTGCCACGGGAGCAGGTTCGGCATCGGGGACGGGGCGGTCGAGCGGGGCCCGGCGACGCGGCCGCTGCCCCCGGAACGGATCACCGTCGAAGGCGGTACCGTCCGGCAGGCGTAG
- the aroH gene encoding chorismate mutase → MAVRAVRGAVQLERDEAGHMGERVGELLTAVLERNRIAADDLISVWFTATPDLHSDFPAAAARGLGIVDVPLICAQELDITGAMPRVVRIMAHVETDLSKAGISHVYLGATGALRKDIAQ, encoded by the coding sequence GTGGCGGTACGAGCGGTCCGTGGAGCCGTCCAGCTGGAGCGGGACGAAGCCGGTCACATGGGCGAGCGCGTGGGCGAACTGCTCACCGCCGTCCTGGAGCGCAACCGGATCGCCGCCGACGACCTGATCAGCGTCTGGTTCACGGCCACCCCCGACCTGCACAGCGACTTCCCCGCGGCCGCCGCCCGGGGACTCGGGATCGTCGACGTACCGCTGATCTGTGCCCAGGAACTCGACATCACCGGTGCCATGCCCCGGGTGGTCCGCATAATGGCCCACGTCGAGACGGATCTCTCCAAGGCGGGGATCAGCCACGTCTACCTCGGCGCCACCGGCGCCCTCCGCAAGGACATCGCCCAGTGA
- the der gene encoding ribosome biogenesis GTPase Der, translating to MNDQIHSDGSDHEHGALGDAEYAEFMELAAQEGFDLEDVEGAIGEAGHGPLPVLAVVGRPNVGKSTLVNRILGRREAVVQDKPGVTRDRVTYEAEWAGRRFKLVDTGGWEQDVLGLDASVAAQAEYAISTADAVVFVVDATVGATDTDEAVVKLLRRAKKPVVLCANKVDGQSGEADATALWSLGLGQPHPVSSLHGRGTGDMLDAVLEALPEAPAQTFGNALGGPRRIALIGRPNVGKSSLLNKVANEDRVVVNELAGTTRDPVDELIELGGITWKFIDTAGIRRKVHLQEGADYYASLRTAAAVEKAEVAVILIDSSESISVQDQRIVTMAVEAGRAIVLAFNKWDTLDEERRYYLEREIETELAQVSWAPRVNVSAVTGRHMEKLVPAIETAIEGWETRIPTGRLNAFLGEIVASHPHPVRGGKQPRILFGTQAGTKPPRFVLFSSGFLEHGYRRFVERRLREEFGFEGTPIHISVRVREKRGRKK from the coding sequence ATGAACGACCAGATTCACTCCGACGGCTCGGACCACGAGCACGGAGCACTTGGCGACGCCGAGTACGCGGAGTTCATGGAGCTCGCCGCGCAGGAGGGGTTCGACCTCGAGGACGTCGAGGGCGCGATCGGTGAGGCCGGTCACGGACCGCTTCCCGTGCTCGCCGTCGTCGGCCGGCCGAACGTGGGCAAGTCGACCCTGGTGAACCGCATCCTCGGCCGCCGCGAGGCCGTCGTCCAGGACAAGCCGGGCGTCACCCGAGACCGGGTGACCTACGAGGCCGAGTGGGCCGGGCGCCGCTTCAAGCTCGTCGACACCGGCGGCTGGGAGCAGGACGTGCTCGGCCTCGACGCCTCCGTCGCCGCCCAGGCCGAGTACGCGATCTCGACCGCCGACGCGGTCGTCTTCGTCGTCGACGCCACCGTCGGCGCGACCGACACCGACGAGGCCGTCGTCAAGCTGCTGCGCCGGGCCAAGAAGCCCGTCGTCCTGTGCGCCAACAAGGTCGACGGACAGAGCGGCGAGGCGGACGCCACCGCCCTCTGGTCGCTCGGCCTCGGCCAGCCCCACCCGGTGTCCTCCCTGCACGGGCGCGGCACCGGCGACATGCTCGACGCCGTACTGGAAGCCCTGCCCGAGGCGCCCGCCCAGACCTTCGGCAACGCGCTCGGCGGCCCGCGCCGCATCGCGCTCATCGGCCGTCCGAACGTCGGCAAGTCGTCGCTGCTGAACAAGGTCGCCAACGAGGACCGCGTCGTCGTCAACGAGCTCGCCGGCACCACCCGCGACCCGGTCGACGAGCTGATCGAGCTCGGCGGCATCACCTGGAAGTTCATCGACACGGCCGGCATCCGCCGGAAGGTCCACCTCCAGGAGGGCGCGGACTATTACGCCTCGCTGCGTACCGCGGCAGCGGTGGAGAAGGCCGAGGTCGCCGTGATCCTGATCGACTCCAGTGAGTCGATCAGTGTTCAGGACCAGCGCATCGTCACGATGGCCGTGGAAGCGGGGCGTGCGATCGTGCTCGCCTTCAACAAGTGGGACACCCTCGACGAGGAACGGCGCTACTACCTGGAGCGCGAGATCGAGACGGAGCTCGCGCAGGTCTCCTGGGCCCCGCGCGTCAACGTCTCGGCGGTGACCGGCCGCCACATGGAGAAGCTGGTCCCGGCGATCGAGACCGCGATCGAGGGCTGGGAGACCCGTATCCCCACGGGCCGTCTGAACGCCTTCCTCGGCGAGATCGTCGCCTCCCACCCGCACCCCGTGCGAGGCGGCAAGCAGCCCCGCATCCTCTTCGGGACCCAGGCGGGCACCAAGCCCCCGCGTTTCGTTCTCTTCTCGTCGGGCTTCCTGGAGCACGGCTACCGCCGCTTCGTCGAGCGTCGTCTTCGCGAGGAGTTCGGCTTCGAGGGCACTCCGATCCACATCTCCGTACGCGTCCGCGAGAAGCGTGGCCGCAAGAAGTGA